The Thermodesulfobacteriota bacterium genome window below encodes:
- the rfbC gene encoding dTDP-4-dehydrorhamnose 3,5-epimerase — protein MKIKQTTLKDAFSIDPEPFEDNRGSFSRVFCQQELKHILHKKNIVQINHSITKQKGAIRGMHFQYLPKAEIKMVKCLRGSVFDVIIDLRKDSPTFMKWHGETLSSENMRMLYIPEGFAHGFQTLEENSELLYLHTEFYSPEHEGGVRYNDLSVNILWPLDVTDLSKKDRNYPLLSQDFEGILL, from the coding sequence ATGAAAATCAAACAAACTACACTTAAGGATGCTTTTAGTATTGACCCGGAGCCTTTTGAAGATAACCGCGGATCATTCTCCCGTGTATTTTGTCAGCAAGAGCTAAAACATATTTTGCATAAAAAAAATATAGTTCAGATTAACCACTCAATTACCAAACAAAAAGGTGCTATCCGTGGGATGCATTTTCAATATCTTCCAAAAGCTGAAATCAAGATGGTCAAATGTTTGCGTGGGTCTGTTTTTGATGTGATTATTGATTTAAGAAAAGACTCGCCTACTTTTATGAAATGGCATGGAGAAACCTTGTCTTCTGAAAACATGAGAATGTTATATATTCCTGAAGGTTTTGCGCATGGTTTTCAGACACTGGAAGAAAACTCAGAGCTTCTTTATCTTCATACGGAGTTCTACAGCCCTGAACATGAAGGCGGTGTGCGTTATAACGATTTATCGGTAAATATTTTATGGCCTTTGGATGTGACGGATTTATCTAAAAAAGATCGAAACTACCCTTTATTATCTCAAGATTTTGAAGGAATCTTATTATAA
- a CDS encoding class I SAM-dependent methyltransferase → MITDRLGLTTTSNVIEIASNDGYLLQYFKEKRIPCLGIEPSANTAQEAREKGVDTLEAFFSAELAQKLSQKGKKADLIIGNNVLAHVPDINDFVKGLKTALKSDGVITMEFPHLMRLVEKNQFDTIYHEHFSYFSFHTVRQIFLKHGLVLFDVEELTTHGGSLRIYTRHDDDDSKPVTPKVDGLLEKEKARGMLKLDYYLDFQQKADKVKYALLSFLMEQKKAGKKVAAYGAAAKGNTLLNYCGVKKDLIEFVVDASPYKQGKFLPGSHIPIVDENKIKSVKPDYMIVLPWNIKDEITEQLRYIQEWGGKFIIPIPEIKVI, encoded by the coding sequence ATGATTACAGATCGGTTGGGATTAACCACTACGTCTAATGTAATCGAAATCGCTTCCAATGACGGGTATCTCCTGCAATATTTTAAGGAAAAGCGGATACCCTGTCTTGGGATAGAACCGAGCGCAAATACTGCTCAAGAGGCCAGGGAGAAGGGAGTTGATACTTTAGAAGCGTTTTTCAGTGCTGAACTTGCGCAAAAACTCTCACAAAAAGGTAAAAAAGCTGATTTAATTATCGGCAACAATGTCCTTGCGCATGTGCCGGATATCAACGATTTTGTCAAAGGGCTTAAAACTGCCCTGAAGTCGGATGGTGTGATAACGATGGAATTCCCGCATTTGATGCGCCTTGTTGAAAAAAATCAGTTTGATACGATTTATCACGAGCATTTCTCATACTTTTCATTTCATACGGTTCGCCAGATTTTTTTGAAACATGGCCTAGTTCTTTTTGATGTAGAGGAACTTACCACTCATGGGGGTTCGTTAAGGATCTACACTAGACATGATGATGACGACTCAAAACCTGTAACACCAAAAGTTGATGGGTTGTTGGAAAAAGAGAAGGCAAGAGGGATGCTAAAATTAGACTACTATCTTGATTTTCAGCAAAAAGCAGACAAGGTTAAATATGCACTTCTTTCATTCCTTATGGAACAAAAAAAAGCCGGAAAGAAAGTAGCTGCCTATGGGGCTGCGGCAAAGGGTAATACCCTTTTGAATTATTGTGGTGTTAAAAAGGATCTAATAGAGTTTGTTGTAGATGCATCACCGTATAAGCAGGGGAAGTTCCTCCCTGGGAGTCATATACCAATAGTAGATGAGAATAAAATAAAAAGTGTAAAACCTGATTATATGATAGTCTTACCTTGGAACATTAAGGATGAAATTACCGAACAGCTGCGATATATTCAGGAATGGGGCGGCAAGTTTATTATACCCATTCCAGAAATCAAAGTGATCTAA
- a CDS encoding Gfo/Idh/MocA family oxidoreductase has translation MDRKKMTYNAAIVGLGQIGQGYDYCCKDGSLITTHASAYQYHPSFNLVAGVDVSPKGCAKFEKKYNVETFSSVQNMMEKVKPDVVSIASPTPTHFNLFNQIASYDPLAVLIEKPIALRVREAETMLLDAQKKDMGLVVNYVRRFEPGTNALRKMIADGTVGDIYKGSVLYCKGLINNGSHFIDLLIYLLGSVRHIQMIQPGRDFDALGYNDGEPDFLIRFNDTDIIFQATRSEYFSMGEVNLIGTKGTIYYGNGQIRYKQTIPDPADNHYTLLQNKLTSIKTYFESYQYYVMEALYQYLEKDEKIKSDGESAVGTLKIVQNIMELR, from the coding sequence ATGGATAGAAAAAAAATGACTTATAACGCCGCAATTGTTGGACTTGGGCAAATTGGACAGGGGTATGATTATTGCTGCAAGGATGGAAGCCTTATAACAACGCACGCTTCAGCATATCAATATCATCCTTCCTTCAATCTGGTTGCCGGTGTGGATGTCAGTCCGAAAGGCTGCGCCAAGTTTGAAAAAAAATACAATGTGGAGACTTTCAGTAGTGTCCAAAATATGATGGAAAAGGTGAAACCGGATGTCGTTTCAATCGCATCACCGACACCGACTCATTTTAATCTTTTCAACCAAATAGCTTCATATGATCCTCTGGCAGTTTTGATAGAAAAGCCCATTGCATTGCGTGTCCGAGAGGCCGAGACAATGCTGTTGGACGCTCAAAAGAAAGATATGGGCTTAGTGGTTAATTATGTCAGGCGATTTGAACCAGGTACAAACGCCTTGAGAAAAATGATAGCAGACGGAACTGTCGGTGACATTTACAAAGGTAGCGTCCTGTATTGCAAGGGACTAATAAATAACGGCTCACATTTCATCGATCTGCTTATTTATTTGCTCGGTAGTGTTCGGCATATCCAAATGATACAACCTGGCAGGGACTTTGATGCCCTGGGATACAATGATGGTGAACCTGATTTTTTAATAAGGTTTAACGATACCGACATTATCTTTCAGGCAACACGTTCGGAATATTTTTCCATGGGAGAGGTGAATCTGATAGGTACAAAGGGAACGATTTATTATGGAAACGGCCAAATCAGATACAAACAAACTATACCAGACCCGGCAGATAACCACTATACCTTATTACAGAATAAACTCACCTCGATTAAGACTTACTTTGAAAGCTACCAGTATTATGTCATGGAAGCCCTTTACCAGTATCTGGAAAAAGATGAAAAGATAAAATCAGATGGGGAATCGGCTGTTGGAACTTTAAAAATCGTACAGAATATTATGGAGTTGAGGTGA
- a CDS encoding class I SAM-dependent methyltransferase produces the protein MGNQSKNEDGFGNQVMNCPLCQCENLERIYTARDFPVFQNKVYPSRRAALKAKTANVFLMMCTRCDFIFNIEFDSRYMAYDSGYQNEQAHSPYFQTYLDEVIDLLIHAGFRNSKIIEIGCGKGYFFERLQHKGFQVAGFDPAYEGDNPAIIKDYFSEKYASLSGDLVILRHTLEHVQDPLHFLHNIAAALEYKGKIFIEVPRVEWIIEKSAFWDFFYEHCNYFSIDNLSFLFQDAAKGPLFNGQYMYLLADLSQLKKSIKPSLSKFSHRQLTDQFQKKIDCYKDFIISHQGILVWGAGAKGATFVNLLDPGRKFISGVLDINPRKQLKYIARTGHQVFSPEVLKNDLPKREILVMNENYIEEISNIVSDTGDTLYTLGDL, from the coding sequence TTGGGGAATCAATCAAAAAATGAAGATGGCTTTGGAAATCAGGTGATGAACTGTCCCTTATGCCAATGTGAAAATCTTGAGCGTATTTACACGGCTAGAGATTTCCCAGTTTTCCAAAATAAAGTATATCCGAGCAGGCGTGCGGCCCTAAAGGCAAAGACCGCAAATGTGTTCCTAATGATGTGCACGAGGTGTGATTTCATTTTTAACATTGAGTTTGACAGCCGTTATATGGCCTATGATTCCGGCTATCAAAACGAGCAAGCCCATTCACCTTATTTCCAGACATACCTTGATGAAGTCATCGACTTGTTGATACACGCTGGCTTCCGTAATAGTAAAATTATTGAGATAGGTTGCGGCAAAGGCTATTTTTTTGAGAGACTCCAGCATAAAGGTTTCCAAGTTGCCGGGTTCGACCCAGCCTACGAAGGCGATAATCCTGCTATCATCAAAGACTATTTTTCTGAAAAATACGCATCCCTTTCCGGCGATTTGGTGATTTTACGGCATACGCTCGAACATGTTCAAGACCCGTTGCATTTTCTGCACAATATTGCCGCAGCATTGGAGTATAAGGGCAAAATTTTTATTGAAGTCCCAAGGGTGGAGTGGATAATTGAAAAATCAGCCTTTTGGGATTTTTTTTATGAGCATTGCAATTATTTCAGCATTGATAATCTGAGTTTTTTATTTCAAGATGCAGCCAAGGGGCCTTTATTTAATGGACAATACATGTATCTTTTGGCCGATTTAAGCCAATTAAAAAAAAGCATAAAACCTAGCCTATCAAAATTCTCTCACCGGCAATTGACAGATCAATTTCAAAAAAAAATTGATTGTTACAAGGATTTCATTATAAGCCATCAAGGTATTCTGGTGTGGGGTGCCGGTGCTAAGGGGGCGACATTTGTAAATCTTTTGGATCCAGGCAGAAAATTCATTTCTGGTGTTTTAGATATTAATCCGCGCAAACAACTCAAATATATTGCGAGAACCGGTCATCAGGTGTTTTCGCCTGAAGTCCTGAAAAATGATCTTCCCAAACGCGAAATACTCGTAATGAATGAAAACTATATAGAAGAAATTTCTAATATAGTTTCTGATACCGGCGACACGCTCTATACTCTTGGAGATCTTTGA
- the rfbF gene encoding glucose-1-phosphate cytidylyltransferase has translation MKVVILCGGLGTRLREETEFRPKPMVEIGSKPILWHIMKIYSHYGIKDFVLSIGYKGEMIKEYFYNYEILTNDFTIELGKKINIEIHSNNEEKDWRITLADTGDKALKGARLKRVQQHVNDDTFMLTYGDGVAEVDINALLTFHNKHGKLATVTGINPASRFGELKIKGNQVESFSEKPRDGEGLINGGFFVFNKGIFDYLSADENCDLEIGPLEKIAGEGQLMVYKHRGFWACMDTIRDMEYLNKLWVEGKAEWKVWE, from the coding sequence ATGAAAGTGGTCATTTTATGTGGTGGATTGGGCACTCGTCTTCGGGAAGAAACCGAATTTCGTCCTAAACCAATGGTGGAAATAGGCAGTAAGCCTATTCTATGGCATATAATGAAAATATATTCCCATTACGGAATTAAAGACTTTGTTCTTTCCATAGGCTATAAAGGTGAAATGATAAAGGAATATTTTTATAATTATGAAATCCTAACTAATGATTTTACAATAGAGCTTGGAAAGAAAATTAATATTGAAATACATAGTAATAATGAAGAAAAAGACTGGCGTATTACTTTGGCTGACACCGGAGATAAAGCGCTGAAAGGCGCCAGGCTGAAGCGTGTACAGCAGCATGTTAACGATGACACTTTTATGTTGACTTACGGTGATGGGGTTGCTGAAGTGGATATTAATGCCCTTTTAACCTTTCATAATAAACATGGAAAGTTGGCAACGGTAACCGGTATCAACCCTGCATCCCGGTTTGGTGAGCTGAAGATTAAAGGCAATCAGGTTGAATCTTTCAGTGAGAAGCCGAGAGATGGTGAAGGCCTTATTAATGGCGGATTTTTCGTCTTCAACAAGGGTATTTTTGATTATCTTTCAGCAGATGAGAATTGTGATTTGGAAATAGGCCCCCTTGAAAAGATTGCAGGCGAAGGACAGCTAATGGTTTATAAACACAGAGGTTTCTGGGCCTGTATGGACACAATTCGGGATATGGAGTATTTGAATAAATTGTGGGTTGAAGGCAAAGCTGAATGGAAGGTGTGGGAATAG
- a CDS encoding spore coat biosynthesis protein F, with product MKTDTKENVRVIASIEARMGSTRLPRKVLADVCGQPSLTRLLRRLRRCQTLDGIILATSSLPQDDPLERWARSENLDIYRGSEEDVLQRVVDAQQSMQSDVVVEITGDCTILDPEIIDMGVTTFLMNDCDVVLSAPEMYPGGMDVLVYRYSILEDNARTQFDPLVREHVAYYIVRHPEIYRTIKLYPPARWQAPHFRFMLDYPEDLEFIRQVYRRLEPDYGDGFGIEEIMSLMRQEPALLDINSHCDRKI from the coding sequence TTGAAAACAGATACAAAAGAAAATGTGCGTGTTATCGCCAGCATCGAAGCGCGCATGGGCTCGACTCGCCTGCCGAGAAAGGTTCTGGCTGATGTTTGTGGTCAACCGTCTTTAACGAGGCTGCTGCGTCGACTCAGGCGCTGTCAGACATTGGACGGGATAATATTGGCAACCTCTTCATTGCCTCAGGATGATCCATTAGAGAGATGGGCCCGCTCTGAGAACCTGGATATATACCGGGGCAGTGAAGAAGATGTTCTTCAACGTGTTGTCGATGCCCAACAAAGCATGCAGTCCGACGTGGTTGTTGAAATTACGGGCGATTGCACCATTTTAGATCCTGAAATTATCGATATGGGAGTCACTACCTTCTTAATGAATGATTGTGATGTAGTTCTCTCAGCTCCTGAAATGTACCCAGGGGGAATGGATGTTCTGGTATATCGCTATTCAATACTGGAGGACAACGCGAGAACCCAGTTTGATCCTTTAGTTCGTGAACATGTGGCTTATTATATTGTCCGTCATCCAGAGATATATAGAACGATCAAGCTTTATCCACCTGCTCGCTGGCAAGCTCCCCACTTTCGATTTATGTTGGATTATCCCGAAGATTTGGAGTTTATTCGCCAAGTTTATCGCCGATTGGAGCCAGACTACGGAGATGGATTCGGTATTGAAGAAATTATGTCACTGATGCGGCAAGAACCAGCCCTGCTTGATATAAACAGCCATTGTGATCGGAAAATCTAG
- a CDS encoding cephalosporin hydroxylase family protein, whose protein sequence is MNKVQQFAIERKQRIKNQGTDEVLLKSSKRFQTDTIRTKYSYNFTWMGQPIIQYPQDMVMMQEIIWKVQPDLIIETGIAHGGSLIFYASMLSLLNNGGHVLGIDIDIREHNRKLIDKHPMSMHITMFEGSSISQEIVARTHDLAKNKETILVVLDAMHTHDHVLEELNLYSPLVSKDSYLVVFDTIIEDLGDEFFQDRPWGVGNNPKTAVWEFLQTNDRFAIDKEIENKLLVTVAPDGYLKCLK, encoded by the coding sequence ATGAATAAAGTCCAGCAGTTCGCAATTGAAAGAAAACAACGCATTAAAAACCAGGGCACAGATGAAGTCCTTTTGAAATCTTCAAAACGTTTTCAAACTGACACCATTCGCACAAAATATTCCTATAATTTCACTTGGATGGGGCAACCTATTATTCAATACCCTCAAGATATGGTTATGATGCAAGAGATTATATGGAAGGTACAGCCAGATCTAATAATCGAAACAGGGATAGCGCATGGCGGGTCATTAATCTTCTATGCATCGATGCTATCCCTATTAAACAATGGCGGTCATGTCCTGGGAATTGATATCGATATTAGAGAACACAATCGCAAATTGATCGATAAACATCCTATGTCTATGCATATTACGATGTTTGAGGGATCGTCTATCAGCCAGGAAATCGTCGCCAGGACCCACGATTTGGCCAAGAATAAGGAAACCATATTGGTAGTTTTGGATGCAATGCATACGCATGATCATGTTCTGGAGGAACTTAACCTTTATTCGCCTTTGGTTTCGAAAGACAGTTACCTGGTTGTATTCGACACAATCATAGAAGACCTGGGAGACGAATTCTTTCAAGACCGGCCATGGGGTGTTGGAAACAACCCCAAGACCGCGGTTTGGGAGTTTTTACAAACCAATGATCGCTTTGCCATTGATAAAGAAATCGAAAATAAATTGCTGGTTACCGTTGCACCGGACGGGTATTTAAAGTGCCTCAAGTGA
- a CDS encoding GNAT family protein has protein sequence MRELPENIKTNRLTLRPYSEKFITARYLNWLNDPKIMRFSEQRHKVHTYESCRAYLQTFQESTNTLWAIEEKLHGHGHIGNISAYIDLNNKIADIGILIGESYAQGQGYGYEAFKGVVEYLFKYTPTRKITAGTVSANIAMIEIMHKMKMKDDGVRRRHYLIDGNEVDVIYMALFKDDKMGQ, from the coding sequence ATGCGTGAACTGCCCGAGAATATAAAAACGAATCGATTAACGCTGAGGCCGTACTCGGAAAAATTTATTACAGCGCGGTATCTAAACTGGTTGAATGACCCAAAAATAATGCGCTTCAGCGAGCAGCGCCACAAAGTACATACCTATGAATCATGTCGGGCCTATTTACAGACATTCCAAGAATCGACTAACACCCTGTGGGCAATTGAGGAAAAGTTGCACGGACACGGTCATATTGGAAATATAAGCGCTTATATTGATCTTAATAATAAGATTGCCGACATAGGAATTTTAATTGGTGAAAGTTATGCTCAAGGTCAGGGCTATGGCTATGAAGCCTTTAAAGGCGTTGTTGAATATCTATTTAAATATACTCCGACCAGAAAAATTACTGCCGGGACGGTATCTGCCAATATTGCTATGATAGAAATCATGCATAAAATGAAAATGAAAGACGATGGTGTAAGGCGAAGACATTACCTTATTGATGGAAATGAGGTTGATGTGATTTATATGGCGCTTTTTAAAGATGATAAAATGGGCCAATAG
- a CDS encoding DegT/DnrJ/EryC1/StrS family aminotransferase: MKKLAIHGGPKTIDYTFKPYNSIGEEERIAVNEVMQTGILSRYLGVWSPDFYGGPKIQEFEQAAQGYFGTKHAIVVNSCTSGLIAAVGAIGIQPGNEVIVSPWTMSATATSILMWNAIPVFADIESEFFCIDSASVEKNITPHTKAIIAVDIYGHSADMDSILRIAKKHDLKVISDCAQAPAAKYKGKLAGTLADIGVYSLNYHKHIHTGEGGIIVTNNDIYAEKLQLIRNHAEVVVENKGVSDLSNMLGYNFRLGEIEAAIGVEQLKKLNKIADRTTALGSRLSEGLQGLDGLQPPKVNKNCTHVYYAYPLVFNAGRLNIQRQLIYNALVAEGVPLGQGYTNIHLLPMYQQKIAYGKKGFPWNSEIYKGSVDYRKGICPVAERLHDKEIITIPFCMHTWEKEDIDMIIKAFQKVWAHLDMLQSTGNE, from the coding sequence ATGAAAAAACTAGCTATCCACGGCGGACCCAAAACAATTGATTATACTTTTAAACCCTATAATTCCATTGGTGAAGAAGAACGTATAGCTGTAAACGAGGTAATGCAAACAGGGATACTTTCGCGCTATCTTGGAGTATGGAGCCCAGACTTTTACGGCGGGCCAAAAATCCAAGAGTTTGAGCAGGCGGCCCAAGGATATTTTGGGACAAAGCATGCCATTGTGGTCAATTCCTGCACATCAGGATTGATTGCCGCGGTTGGAGCTATCGGCATTCAACCGGGAAATGAAGTCATTGTGAGCCCTTGGACCATGTCTGCTACAGCCACTTCAATTCTTATGTGGAACGCCATCCCAGTTTTCGCGGATATCGAAAGTGAATTTTTTTGCATTGACTCGGCATCTGTTGAAAAAAACATTACACCCCATACAAAAGCAATCATTGCCGTCGATATTTACGGTCATTCAGCAGATATGGATAGTATTTTGCGAATAGCAAAAAAGCATGATCTGAAAGTAATTTCCGATTGCGCCCAGGCACCGGCAGCAAAATACAAAGGAAAACTAGCCGGTACTCTGGCAGACATAGGGGTATATAGCTTAAATTACCATAAGCATATACACACCGGTGAAGGTGGGATAATAGTTACCAATAATGATATATACGCTGAGAAACTGCAATTGATTCGTAACCATGCGGAGGTTGTAGTCGAGAATAAAGGCGTGTCGGATTTATCCAATATGCTGGGATACAATTTTCGATTGGGTGAAATCGAGGCTGCCATAGGTGTTGAACAACTTAAAAAACTGAATAAAATTGCTGATCGTACAACTGCACTGGGCAGCAGGCTTTCTGAAGGCTTGCAAGGATTAGATGGCCTTCAACCACCAAAAGTAAATAAGAATTGCACACATGTATACTATGCCTACCCATTGGTATTTAATGCCGGTCGACTAAATATACAAAGACAGTTGATTTATAATGCTTTGGTCGCAGAAGGCGTGCCCTTAGGACAGGGGTACACCAACATACATTTGCTGCCAATGTATCAACAGAAAATAGCGTATGGTAAAAAAGGCTTCCCCTGGAATTCAGAAATTTATAAAGGTAGTGTTGATTATAGAAAAGGTATCTGTCCTGTTGCTGAAAGATTGCATGACAAAGAGATTATAACAATACCATTTTGCATGCACACTTGGGAAAAAGAAGATATCGATATGATCATAAAAGCCTTTCAGAAGGTGTGGGCACATCTGGATATGTTGCAAAGTACGGGTAATGAATAG
- the rfbG gene encoding CDP-glucose 4,6-dehydratase: MFGNVYKDKKVLITGNTGFKGSWLALWLLNLGARVVGYSLYLPTDPNHHEILNLDFETISEDVRDLKKLRKAIESFQPDIVFHMAAQSLVRKSYQNPVETFETNVIGTVKVFEACRKSDHVRAVINITSDKCYENQEWIWGYRENDPMGGYDPYSASKGCAELVTASYRKSYFPLEEYQKSHQILVASTRAGNVIGGGDWGDNRLVPDIIRAASQNKKVHIRNPHSTRPWQHVLEPLSGYLLLGQKLLEGEKEFSGAWNFGPSDEGHINVLSVIRELQKHWSKINYMIKADEKSPHEANLLKLDCSKAYTKLKWKPVWDNPTTIAKTAQWYKTYYESKHVLSEKHLKEYITDTQHKKINGPFNENQTNYT, translated from the coding sequence ATGTTTGGCAACGTGTATAAAGACAAAAAAGTCCTCATCACAGGCAATACCGGTTTTAAGGGTTCCTGGCTTGCTTTATGGCTCTTAAACCTGGGGGCCAGAGTTGTAGGCTATTCCCTGTATCTTCCGACAGATCCTAATCATCACGAAATATTAAATCTGGATTTTGAAACAATCTCTGAAGATGTCCGTGATTTAAAAAAACTTCGAAAGGCCATCGAATCTTTTCAACCGGATATTGTCTTTCATATGGCGGCTCAATCCCTTGTCCGGAAATCCTATCAGAATCCAGTGGAAACGTTTGAAACCAATGTCATTGGAACAGTTAAAGTTTTTGAGGCTTGCCGTAAATCAGATCACGTAAGGGCCGTTATAAATATTACCAGTGACAAATGCTACGAAAATCAGGAATGGATTTGGGGCTATCGTGAAAACGACCCCATGGGAGGTTATGATCCTTACAGCGCATCAAAAGGATGTGCGGAATTGGTCACCGCCAGTTATCGGAAATCATATTTTCCTCTTGAAGAGTATCAAAAAAGCCATCAGATACTTGTGGCAAGCACCAGGGCAGGAAATGTCATTGGTGGTGGGGATTGGGGAGATAATCGGCTTGTTCCCGATATTATTCGCGCTGCCAGCCAGAATAAAAAAGTTCATATTCGCAACCCTCATTCAACAAGGCCATGGCAACATGTCTTAGAACCACTGTCAGGATATTTGCTTTTGGGACAAAAGCTTCTTGAAGGAGAAAAGGAGTTTTCCGGGGCATGGAATTTTGGTCCGAGCGATGAAGGGCACATAAACGTGCTTTCTGTTATAAGAGAATTGCAAAAACATTGGTCAAAAATTAATTATATGATTAAGGCCGATGAAAAAAGCCCACACGAAGCCAATTTGTTGAAACTGGATTGTTCAAAAGCTTATACAAAACTGAAGTGGAAACCGGTGTGGGATAATCCTACTACAATCGCTAAAACCGCGCAATGGTATAAAACGTATTATGAATCAAAGCATGTTCTTAGCGAGAAGCACTTGAAAGAATATATAACTGATACACAACATAAAAAGATTAATGGGCCGTTCAATGAAAATCAAACAAACTACACTTAA
- a CDS encoding NAD(P)-dependent oxidoreductase has protein sequence MNVLVTGASGFVGNYAVNELLKEGHRVIATSRNPDRAKECTWFSKVHYIPCDLDKTQDNFFAFFGKPELLIHLAWNGLPNYDGLFHIEENLPANYRFLKNIIKHGLNKLLVSGTCLEYGLLSGALDEEMVTAPVTPYGLAKDTLRKCLEQLQEKIDFQMKWVRLFYMFGKGQSRHSILAQLDKAVENEYVEFKMSGGEQLRDYLPIEKVAEYLIKIAMQTKVNGIINCCSGIPISIRKLVEDYLEKTERNISLNLGYYPYPDYEPMAFWGINQKMKMALEIR, from the coding sequence ATGAACGTATTAGTTACCGGTGCATCCGGATTTGTGGGTAATTATGCGGTGAATGAGTTGCTGAAGGAAGGGCATCGTGTAATTGCAACCTCCCGAAATCCCGATCGGGCCAAAGAATGTACCTGGTTCTCTAAAGTGCACTACATCCCGTGTGATTTGGATAAGACTCAGGACAACTTTTTTGCCTTCTTCGGAAAACCTGAATTGCTTATTCACCTGGCTTGGAATGGCTTGCCAAACTATGATGGGTTATTTCACATTGAAGAAAATTTGCCGGCCAATTACCGGTTTCTGAAGAACATAATCAAACACGGCTTAAATAAATTGCTCGTATCCGGGACATGCTTGGAATATGGCCTGTTGAGCGGTGCCTTGGATGAGGAAATGGTGACCGCCCCCGTTACCCCCTATGGCCTTGCTAAAGACACATTGAGAAAGTGCTTGGAACAACTGCAAGAAAAGATTGATTTTCAGATGAAATGGGTACGCCTCTTTTATATGTTTGGAAAAGGTCAAAGCCGGCACTCAATTCTGGCTCAATTGGATAAGGCTGTAGAGAATGAGTACGTTGAGTTCAAAATGTCCGGAGGCGAGCAGTTAAGGGACTATTTGCCGATTGAAAAGGTAGCCGAGTATTTAATCAAAATAGCCATGCAGACGAAGGTGAATGGAATTATTAATTGCTGCAGTGGCATTCCCATTTCCATCCGGAAACTCGTGGAAGATTATCTGGAGAAGACTGAAAGAAATATTAGCCTGAATTTAGGATACTATCCTTATCCGGATTATGAACCAATGGCATTTTGGGGAATCAATCAAAAAATGAAGATGGCTTTGGAAATCAGGTGA